A region from the Lutra lutra chromosome 1, mLutLut1.2, whole genome shotgun sequence genome encodes:
- the CSTB gene encoding cystatin-B encodes MMCGAPTASQPATAETQAIADQVKAQLEERENKKFATFKAVEFRSQVVAGRNYFIKVQVDDDEFVHLRVFQSLPHENKPLALSSYQTNKAKHDELAYF; translated from the exons ATGATGTGCGGGGCGCCCACCGCCTCGCAGCCCGCCACGGCCGAGACCCAGGCCATCGCCGACCAG GTGAAGGCCCAGCTGGAAGAGCGGGAAAACAAGAAGTTCGCTACCTTTAAGGCCGTGGAGTTCAGGAGCCAAGTGGTCGCTGGAAGGAACTACTTCATCAAG GTTCAAGTTGACGATGATGAGTTTGTGCACCTTCGAGTATTTCAAAGTCTCCCGCATGAAAACAAGCCCTTGGCCTTGTCCAGCTATCAGACCAACAAGGCCAAGCATGACGAGCTGGCGTATTTCTAG
- the LOC125093621 gene encoding dapper homolog 3-like, whose protein sequence is MRPPDSAAGVAAAESRVHRPPPGCRSRPPRPVTAARRSPFPAEPVQLWDAGSAAPGPEASRLRLEGRPSPRTPPSFLPQGAGGLDACRSGAQRPCVRARVVRAAVAGRSERLRPEAARTPARVQSPRRLRKLALHLQPPPAGGGWAGPGAATALAHLARSLGGASPAARAGLGSLGGRATRAHASRARRRLDARAYLRPHPSAAGSGPTASSRGGRAAPKLRGLEPRRPESPGVGAGQGRCSPPPRPTPARGRARFCVLPRPAGPPVPRPS, encoded by the coding sequence ATGCGGCCCCCAGACTCTGCCGCGGGGGTCGCGGCTGCTGAGTCCCGTGTTCACCGCCCGCCGCCAGGCTGCAGGTCCCGCCCTCCTCGTCCCGTCACCGCAGCTCGGCGCTCCCCCTTCCCTGCGGAGCCGGTGCAGCTCTGGGACGCCGGGTCCGCTGCGCCAGGCCCGGAAGCCTCGCGCTTGCGTCTGGAGGGACGACCCTCCCCCAGGAcacctccttcctttctgccccAGGGCGCGGGTGGGCTGGACGCCTGCCGCTCAGGAGCACAGCGGCCGTGTGTCCGCGCACGTGTGGTCCGCGCTGCGGTCGCTGGGCGGTCGGAGCGTCTGCGGCCAGAGGCGGCACGAACCCCCGCGCGTGTCCAGAGCCCGCGGCGGCTGCGGAAGCTGGCCCTGCACCTGCAGCCTCCGCCGGCAGGGGGCGGGTGGGCGGGGCCCGGGGCCGCCACAGCGCTTGCGCACCTCGCCCGCTCTCTAGGGGGCGCTTCTCCCGCGGCCCGCGCAGGACTTGGCTCCCTCGGGGGCCGGGCTACTCGTGCGCATGCGTCCCGGGCTCGCCGCAGACTGGACGCGAGGGCCTACCTCAGGCCCCACCCGAGCGCTGCCGGCTCCGGCCCGACGGCTTCTTCCCGGGGCGGACGGGCGGCCCCGAAGCTGCGGGGCCTGGAGCCCCGGCGGCCTGAgagccccggggtgggggcgggccaGGGCCGGTGCAGCCCCCCGCCGCGGCCCACACCGGCACGGGGCAGGGCGCGCTTCTGTGTCCTTCCGCGTCCCGCAGGCCCGCCCGTCCCCCGGCCCAGCTGA